Proteins co-encoded in one Spiroplasma gladiatoris genomic window:
- a CDS encoding PfkB family carbohydrate kinase yields the protein MNIICIGEALMDVFKDGDKESAKIGGAPLNAAVAIKYNSNNTVYFGSNVGDDKNSLIIKDFLTQQDIKADFVTTINDTNLSTAVVSLEPSGERNFKFDIKMDMRNKVNVDISKIDLAHFGSAFGMLNDCYPNYIDIMKELFLANKTVVFDPNYRDDLWSSEEEFAKKTFEVIEYASIVKLSEEEFLILNKYKRNFFMDYKQQYILMTKGENGVEFYHDGRGDNFSVIKSTNVVDTTGAGDAFIGALISQLPKNYVYEDMGKAIEFANKFAKKVVEGKGALCYL from the coding sequence ATGAATATAATATGTATTGGTGAAGCATTAATGGATGTTTTTAAAGATGGTGACAAAGAAAGTGCAAAAATTGGTGGAGCACCACTTAATGCAGCTGTTGCAATTAAATATAATTCTAATAATACTGTTTATTTTGGTTCAAATGTCGGAGATGATAAGAACTCATTAATAATTAAAGATTTTTTAACTCAACAAGATATTAAAGCTGATTTTGTAACAACTATCAATGATACAAATCTTTCAACAGCTGTTGTTAGTTTAGAACCAAGTGGAGAAAGAAATTTTAAGTTTGATATTAAAATGGATATGAGAAATAAAGTTAATGTTGATATTAGTAAAATTGATTTAGCTCATTTTGGTTCAGCATTTGGAATGTTAAACGATTGCTATCCAAATTATATTGATATTATGAAAGAATTATTTTTAGCAAATAAAACTGTTGTTTTTGATCCAAATTATCGTGATGATTTATGATCGAGTGAAGAAGAATTTGCTAAAAAAACTTTTGAAGTTATTGAGTATGCTTCAATTGTTAAACTTAGTGAAGAAGAGTTTTTAATATTAAACAAATATAAAAGAAACTTTTTTATGGATTATAAACAACAATACATTTTAATGACTAAGGGAGAAAACGGTGTTGAATTTTATCATGATGGTAGAGGAGACAATTTCTCTGTAATAAAATCAACTAACGTTGTTGATACAACTGGTGCTGGAGATGCGTTTATTGGTGCTCTAATCAGTCAATTGCCAAAAAATTATGTTTATGAAGATATGGGAAAAGCAATTGAATTTGCAAATAAGTTTGCAAAAAAAGTAGTTGAAGGCAAAGGAGCATTATGCTATTTATAA
- a CDS encoding S1 RNA-binding domain-containing protein, producing the protein MGQIVKVTITNIVNFGAFCDVDLNGKTYKGLIHISEITDGYVSNVSNHLSIGQSVDGYVMSVDDEKGQAKISLKKA; encoded by the coding sequence ATGGGACAAATTGTAAAAGTAACAATAACAAATATCGTTAACTTTGGCGCTTTTTGTGATGTTGATCTTAATGGAAAAACATACAAAGGGTTAATTCACATTTCAGAAATTACTGATGGTTACGTATCAAACGTAAGTAACCACTTATCTATCGGTCAATCAGTTGATGGATATGTAATGTCAGTTGATGATGAAAAAGGACAAGCTAAAATTTCTTTGAAAAAAGCTTAG